Proteins from a genomic interval of Trifolium pratense cultivar HEN17-A07 linkage group LG6, ARS_RC_1.1, whole genome shotgun sequence:
- the LOC123888002 gene encoding probable serine/threonine-protein kinase PBL11 produces MGACLSNRVKSVSPSNTGFTSRSVSRSGHDISSTSRNSSASISVTSRSEGEILQSSNLKSFSYNELRAATRNFRPDSVLGEGGFGSVFKGWIDEQSHAATKPGMGIIVAVKRLNQEGFQGHREWLAEINYLGQFQHRNLVKLIGYCCEDEHRLLVYEFMPKGSMENHLFRRGSYFQPFSWSLRMKIALGAAKGLAFLHSTEPKVIYRDFKTSNILLDSNYDAKLSDFGLARDGPTGDKSHVSTRVMGTRGYAAPEYLATGHLTAKSDVYSFGVVLLEMISGRRAIDKNLPAGEHNLVEWAKPYLSNKRRVFRVMDPRLEGQYSHSRAHAAAALASQCLSVEPRVRPTMDEVVKTLEQLQESKDTQKKGSDHRVRNSNPGHNASGKGNANATKKASAYPRPSASLLNV; encoded by the exons ATGGGTGCTTGCTTGAGTAATAGGGTTAAGTCTGTGAGTCCTTCAAACACAG GGTTCACTTCTAGAAGTGTAAGCAGAAGTGGCCATGACATCAGCTCAACTAGCAGGAACTCATCAGCCTCCATATCGGTCACTTCTCGAAGTGAGGGTGAAATTTTGCAATCTTCCAACTTGAAAAGCTTCAGCTATAATGAGTTAAGAGCTGCAACAAGAAATTTCCGGCCGGATAGTGTCTTGGGGGAGGGTGGTTTTGGTTCAGTTTTTAAGGGCTGGATTGATGAGCAATCACATGCTGCAACCAAACCTGGAATGGGTATTATTGTTGCTGTGAAGAGGCTTAATCAAGAGGGGTTTCAGGGTCACAGAGAATGGTTG GCTGAAATCAACTATCTCGGGCAATTTCAGCATCGTAATCTTGTCAAATTAATAGGATACTGCTGTGAGGATGAACACCGGCTTCTGGTTTATGAGTTTATGCCTAAGGGAAGTATGGAGAATCATCTTTTCAGAC GAGGTTCTTATTTTCAGCCATTCTCTTGGAGTTTGCGAATGAAAATAGCCCTTGGTGCTGCAAAAGGTCTTGCTTTTCTCCATAGTACAGAACCTAAAGTCATATACCGTGACTTCAAAACTTCGAATATACTACTTGATTCT AACTATGATGCCAAACTTTCTGATTTTGGGTTGGCAAGAGATGGACCAACTGGTGATAAAAGTCATGTCTCTACACGGGTCATGGGAACCCGTGGATATGCAGCGCCAGAGTATCTAGCAACAG GCCATCTTACTGCAAAGAGTGATGTATATAGTTTTGGAGTAGTTCTTCTGGAAATGATATCAGGAAGACGAGCCATAGACAAGAACCTACCGGCCGGAGAACACAACCTAGTCGAATGGGCCAAGCCTTACCTATCCAACAAACGAAGAGTTTTCCGCGTGATGGATCCACGACTTGAAGGTCAATATTCACATAGCCGAGCTCACGCTGCAGCAGCCCTTGCTTCACAATGTCTTTCAGTAGAGCCTAGAGTCAGGCCAACTATGGATGAGGTCGTGAAAACATTGGAGCAGCTTCAAGAATCAAAGGATACACAGAAGAAAGGTTCTGATCACCGCGTTCGCAATTCCAACCCGGGCCACAATGCATCCGGTAAAGGTAATGCAAATGCTACTAAAAAGGCTTCCGCTTATCCTAGACCTTCTGCTTCTCTCCTTAATGTTTGA